In Litorilinea aerophila, one genomic interval encodes:
- the hemE gene encoding uroporphyrinogen decarboxylase produces MEQTAIRGGRPAQAGGEVQEAPEPQAPFLRACRGLPTPYTPIWLMRQAGRYMPEYRAIRARHSMLEIIRTPELAAEVTLQPIRKFGFDAAIIFADILPPLIGMGLQLEFVKGEGPRILNPITRPYDVDRLATPPAEETMGATLEAIRLVTRELESSFGGVPLIGFAGAPFTLASYAVEGEGSKTYSRVKAFMYREPAAWRRLMNKLVTVQGDYLIKQAQAGAAALQVFDSWAGLALGKQDYVRFVQPYNKALFDMLKRAGVPVINFSTGTAAYLSEVAACGGDVLGVDWRMPLDWCWAQIDYSRPIQGNLDPAALLAPWRELKYQIDDVLDRAQVDGRPRPGHIFNLGHGIYPNTPEENVQRLVEYVREKTAGKS; encoded by the coding sequence ATGGAGCAAACAGCCATTCGCGGGGGGCGCCCCGCGCAAGCGGGAGGAGAGGTCCAGGAAGCCCCGGAGCCCCAGGCCCCTTTCCTGCGGGCCTGCCGTGGCCTGCCCACCCCCTACACGCCCATCTGGCTCATGCGCCAGGCCGGCCGCTACATGCCCGAGTATCGGGCCATCCGGGCCCGCCATAGCATGCTGGAGATCATCCGCACGCCGGAGCTGGCCGCGGAGGTGACCCTGCAGCCTATCCGCAAGTTCGGCTTCGACGCCGCCATCATCTTCGCGGACATCCTGCCCCCACTGATCGGCATGGGGCTGCAGCTGGAGTTCGTCAAGGGGGAAGGGCCCCGCATCCTCAACCCCATCACCCGGCCGTACGACGTGGACCGGCTGGCCACCCCGCCGGCGGAAGAGACCATGGGCGCCACCCTGGAGGCCATTCGGCTGGTGACCCGGGAGCTGGAGAGCTCCTTCGGCGGGGTGCCTCTCATCGGCTTTGCCGGCGCGCCCTTCACCCTGGCCAGCTATGCGGTGGAGGGGGAAGGCTCCAAGACCTACAGCCGGGTCAAGGCTTTCATGTACCGGGAGCCGGCAGCCTGGCGGCGCCTGATGAACAAGCTGGTCACCGTCCAGGGCGACTACCTGATCAAGCAGGCCCAGGCTGGCGCCGCGGCCCTGCAGGTCTTTGACTCCTGGGCCGGCCTGGCCCTGGGCAAGCAGGACTACGTGCGCTTCGTCCAGCCCTACAACAAGGCCCTGTTCGACATGCTCAAGCGGGCCGGCGTGCCGGTCATCAACTTCAGCACAGGCACCGCGGCCTACCTGTCGGAAGTGGCAGCCTGTGGCGGTGATGTCCTGGGCGTGGACTGGCGTATGCCCCTGGACTGGTGCTGGGCGCAGATCGACTACAGCCGCCCCATCCAGGGCAACCTGGATCCGGCGGCCCTGCTGGCGCCCTGGCGGGAGTTGAAATACCAGATCGACGACGTCCTCGACCGGGCCCAGGTCGACGGGAGACCGCGCCCCGGCCACATCTTTAACCTGGGTCACGGTATCTACCCCAACACCCCCGAGGAGAACGTGCAGCGGCTGGTGGAATACGTGCGCGAGAAAACGGCGGGGAAGTCCTAA